Proteins found in one Paenibacillus borealis genomic segment:
- a CDS encoding type 1 glutamine amidotransferase family protein: MNNKVYLYVFDTMADWEIGYLTAELNSGRYYKKGQAPSEIVTVANEKALVTTMGGLAIMPDITVEECSITSTDALILPGGETWTEAIHQPILGLAERCIQEDILVAAICGATMALAQAGLLNSRPHTSNDLEYLKMICPAYTGEEFYQMQSAVTDGKLITASGIAPLEFTVHVLKALDVLASDRLKAWYSLYKTQEAKYFYELMG, translated from the coding sequence ATGAATAATAAGGTATATCTATATGTGTTCGACACCATGGCAGACTGGGAGATAGGGTATTTAACTGCCGAACTGAACTCGGGAAGATACTACAAGAAGGGTCAAGCCCCATCTGAAATAGTTACCGTAGCCAATGAAAAGGCGCTTGTCACTACAATGGGCGGACTGGCAATAATGCCCGACATCACGGTGGAGGAGTGCAGTATTACAAGCACAGATGCATTGATTCTGCCCGGTGGAGAGACATGGACCGAAGCCATTCACCAGCCCATCCTCGGGCTTGCTGAGAGATGCATACAGGAAGATATATTAGTGGCAGCGATTTGTGGGGCTACAATGGCGCTTGCCCAGGCTGGACTATTGAATTCACGCCCGCATACAAGCAATGATCTGGAGTACCTCAAAATGATCTGTCCCGCGTACACCGGCGAAGAGTTCTACCAGATGCAGTCTGCTGTAACGGATGGCAAATTGATCACTGCCTCTGGAATAGCCCCGCTAGAATTCACTGTGCATGTTCTGAAAGCCCTGGATGTATTGGCTTCAGACAGATTGAAGGCCTGGTATAGTCTCTATAAGACTCAGGAAGCTAAGTATTTCTATGAGTTGATGGGATAA
- a CDS encoding limonene hydroxylase, with translation MDGSLPDDEEFWSGDKIRWVAGGLDGAFGHHAGPAKMTDEAKELVHLLAKQSRRPKNSTRKALYAKLVKTDVGGMIDEVIDEVRKHPGVQPESVFLEAKWLAEHAAHRNAVKFGIAVLGLFQNGQVKELLLTLGSHEEFTLYATVAIHNGMEDSNQVLFELAGQVHGWGKIHIVERLEPASQEIKDWLLRQGCRNNVMNEYLACTCARKGGLREALSADRVDSVLLDGATDIIEALLNGGPAEDMDDYEYAPQVLLDYVRLIRENGTTAQHLSVIFRIHDFLAEDEEKWTARMSAGWSEQLRSDIREACGSIMADTKWFNIVMDAVSSSDSPDRYYGVACAEKLGMDIWDTLYNQLAADPLQDFYYYQLMKSDDRDRIHRFVQFAIGHLPLQQIATGPGTEMGFGEEYAASWGPSCRAWTGSRGEGRS, from the coding sequence GTGGACGGATCGCTGCCGGATGACGAAGAATTCTGGTCCGGTGATAAAATCAGATGGGTAGCGGGTGGTTTGGATGGAGCATTCGGACATCATGCTGGACCTGCTAAGATGACGGATGAGGCAAAAGAGCTGGTTCACCTGCTGGCGAAGCAATCCAGAAGGCCTAAGAATTCAACAAGAAAGGCTCTGTATGCCAAGCTTGTGAAGACAGATGTAGGCGGCATGATTGATGAAGTTATAGATGAGGTACGCAAGCATCCCGGAGTACAGCCGGAGTCCGTATTCCTTGAGGCGAAATGGCTCGCGGAGCATGCGGCGCACCGGAATGCCGTCAAATTCGGAATTGCAGTGCTGGGGCTTTTTCAGAACGGGCAAGTCAAGGAGCTGCTTCTAACGCTGGGGAGCCACGAGGAATTTACGCTGTATGCCACGGTTGCGATTCATAATGGAATGGAAGACAGCAATCAGGTTCTATTTGAACTCGCTGGGCAGGTTCATGGCTGGGGCAAAATACATATCGTCGAGAGACTTGAGCCGGCTAGTCAGGAGATCAAAGATTGGCTGCTGCGGCAAGGGTGCCGCAACAACGTTATGAACGAATATTTAGCCTGTACTTGTGCAAGAAAGGGCGGTTTGCGGGAGGCACTGTCGGCTGATCGGGTAGATAGCGTCTTACTTGATGGGGCAACCGATATCATTGAAGCGCTATTGAATGGCGGGCCGGCTGAGGATATGGATGATTATGAGTATGCGCCGCAGGTGTTATTGGATTACGTGAGGCTCATCCGGGAGAATGGGACAACTGCACAGCATCTGTCAGTAATATTTCGCATTCATGACTTCCTGGCCGAGGATGAGGAGAAGTGGACTGCCCGGATGTCAGCAGGCTGGAGTGAACAATTAAGAAGTGATATCCGTGAGGCTTGCGGGTCGATTATGGCCGACACCAAGTGGTTCAATATTGTAATGGATGCCGTTAGCAGCAGCGATTCGCCTGACCGTTACTACGGGGTAGCTTGTGCTGAGAAGCTTGGCATGGATATTTGGGATACTCTGTACAATCAGCTTGCAGCTGACCCGCTACAGGATTTCTATTACTATCAGCTGATGAAATCGGATGACCGGGACCGGATTCACAGGTTTGTCCAATTCGCTATAGGGCACCTTCCCTTACAGCAGATCGCCACGGGTCCCGGAACTGAAATGGGATTCGGCGAAGAATATGCAGCAAGCTGGGGGCCATCTTGCAGAGCTTGGACCGGTTCGAGGGGAGAGGGGCGGAGTTGA
- a CDS encoding RtcB family protein, translated as MAYQNIDGVRIWGNPDSGALAQAKMCAETGNVVQTLLMADHHKGYSQPIGGVVVYDGQISPSGVGYDIACGNKAVRTSLTVEEIRPKLANIMDEIARRISFGIGRVNKERVDHELFDDPDWAVYMAVGRQEHDKLKALAQSQLGTVGSGNHFVDLFEEAGTGRVWIANHFGSRGFGHKTASGFLNLAAGRDFLANAPGEKMDQPPVLLNLSSELGDMYYRAMKLAGRYAYAGRDYVIRQVLAILGTEADLEVHNHHNYAWKETHGGKEVVVVRKGATPSAPGQVGFIGGSMGDISVIVKGKDRKESEDAYYSTVHGAGRIMSRTQAAGKMNWKTRTRSGGQISTAQMLGAVRDFGVELRGAGTDESPFVYRKLQEVLDAHAETIEIMHVLKPIGVCMAGADEFDPYKD; from the coding sequence ATGGCTTATCAAAATATAGACGGCGTGCGGATCTGGGGTAACCCCGACAGCGGAGCGCTGGCTCAAGCAAAAATGTGTGCGGAAACAGGGAACGTCGTTCAAACCCTGCTCATGGCAGATCATCATAAAGGCTACAGCCAGCCGATCGGCGGGGTGGTTGTATACGATGGGCAGATCTCCCCGTCCGGCGTTGGTTACGATATTGCGTGCGGGAATAAAGCGGTGCGGACCAGCTTGACTGTTGAAGAGATCCGGCCCAAGCTGGCAAATATTATGGATGAGATTGCCCGGAGAATTTCCTTCGGAATAGGCCGTGTTAATAAGGAGAGGGTCGATCATGAGCTTTTTGACGATCCGGACTGGGCTGTTTACATGGCGGTAGGCAGACAGGAGCACGACAAGCTGAAAGCTCTGGCACAGAGTCAGCTAGGCACGGTCGGCAGCGGAAACCACTTCGTAGATTTGTTTGAAGAAGCCGGAACAGGCCGGGTGTGGATCGCCAATCATTTTGGAAGCAGAGGATTCGGGCATAAGACGGCGAGCGGCTTCCTTAACCTGGCTGCGGGCAGAGATTTTCTCGCTAACGCCCCCGGTGAAAAGATGGACCAACCGCCCGTACTGCTCAATCTGAGCAGTGAGCTTGGCGATATGTATTACCGAGCCATGAAGCTGGCCGGACGCTACGCCTATGCAGGCAGGGATTATGTGATCCGGCAAGTGTTAGCTATCCTGGGAACGGAAGCGGACCTCGAAGTGCATAACCATCATAACTATGCCTGGAAAGAAACACATGGCGGCAAAGAAGTTGTCGTCGTCCGCAAAGGGGCGACCCCATCGGCACCGGGTCAGGTTGGTTTTATTGGCGGCAGTATGGGTGATATATCCGTAATCGTAAAAGGGAAGGATAGAAAGGAAAGCGAAGATGCTTACTACAGCACCGTTCATGGAGCAGGTCGAATCATGAGCCGCACCCAGGCAGCAGGCAAAATGAACTGGAAAACCCGCACCCGCAGCGGCGGCCAAATCTCGACAGCGCAAATGCTGGGGGCTGTCCGGGATTTCGGTGTTGAGCTGCGCGGTGCAGGCACGGACGAGAGTCCTTTTGTGTACCGGAAGCTTCAAGAAGTACTGGATGCGCACGCCGAAACCATTGAGATCATGCATGTACTGAAACCAATTGGTGTGTGTATGGCTGGGGCGGATGAGTTCGATCCGTATAAGGATTGA
- a CDS encoding copper amine oxidase N-terminal domain-containing protein, which translates to MIKKWTISLLSSALLLLPLTTEPSYAAEAPTSTTINNGQIINGRVLVPLRAVSENLGASLQWFQADKVVKIKNGNSTIWLAANFKRVIIESAPSSETPDTPSREYVDLDTATQVIKGTTYVPLRFVSQSLGATVAWDQLSKQATVTLGNKGLVVNMETPSNQIPEKNKITDSRLKLLSDKLNQASKVSSIKIVNSTFQPYFTDRLIKSIVQNKGLNTAGTYEAPATSPIYTSKNSATLTQSVILANGLTGEDQYAEDRTVTLVFTNGTWKVDSVNKGSRVLISGFSDFHPQ; encoded by the coding sequence ATGATAAAAAAATGGACGATTTCTTTGCTTTCATCAGCACTTCTTTTGCTGCCTTTAACAACAGAGCCCAGTTATGCGGCAGAGGCACCAACATCTACTACCATTAACAATGGTCAAATAATCAACGGCCGGGTATTAGTCCCCTTACGTGCTGTCTCCGAAAATCTTGGTGCAAGTTTGCAATGGTTTCAAGCGGATAAAGTTGTTAAAATCAAAAATGGAAATTCAACCATATGGCTTGCCGCAAATTTCAAACGTGTAATTATTGAATCTGCTCCATCGAGTGAAACTCCAGACACACCATCCCGGGAATATGTTGATTTGGATACTGCCACGCAGGTCATCAAAGGAACAACGTATGTCCCTCTTCGTTTTGTTAGTCAGTCGTTAGGAGCAACTGTAGCGTGGGATCAACTGTCTAAACAAGCCACAGTAACGTTAGGCAACAAGGGACTCGTTGTCAATATGGAGACCCCGTCTAATCAAATTCCGGAAAAAAACAAAATTACTGACTCACGCTTGAAGCTACTATCGGATAAATTAAACCAAGCATCAAAGGTATCTTCAATTAAAATTGTAAATTCAACCTTTCAGCCGTATTTCACGGATAGGTTAATTAAGTCGATTGTCCAGAACAAAGGCTTAAACACAGCGGGGACTTATGAAGCGCCTGCCACTTCACCTATTTATACTAGCAAGAATTCTGCCACACTTACACAATCCGTAATACTGGCGAATGGTCTTACAGGAGAAGATCAATATGCAGAAGACCGGACGGTCACTCTTGTATTCACGAACGGTACTTGGAAGGTAGATAGCGTAAATAAGGGGTCTAGAGTTCTGATATCGGGGTTCTCTGATTTTCACCCTCAGTAA
- a CDS encoding VOC family protein codes for MTASKENTGVTGQYTNKGTPDGFTAITPFIAVNHPSEAIEFYTTVFGAKVNYITEYPGANGETIIAHAEIDFGNGRLQLGAANPAYHLVLPPADGNACYSLGIYVMNVDQIMDNAAARGAIVREPVANFVSGDRFGSILDPFGVRWSVMTRIEDLSDEESSRRVAEWAEAAQKRGNE; via the coding sequence ATGACTGCAAGCAAAGAAAATACAGGAGTAACGGGTCAATATACGAACAAGGGAACTCCTGACGGATTCACTGCAATCACCCCATTCATAGCGGTAAACCATCCTTCTGAGGCGATAGAGTTCTATACAACGGTATTCGGTGCAAAAGTCAACTATATTACGGAGTATCCCGGTGCCAACGGGGAAACCATCATTGCTCATGCGGAAATAGATTTCGGCAATGGCCGTCTGCAGCTGGGAGCCGCCAATCCGGCATATCATTTGGTCCTTCCGCCAGCAGACGGCAATGCATGTTATTCTCTGGGGATCTACGTAATGAATGTCGATCAGATTATGGACAATGCGGCAGCAAGAGGCGCAATAGTCAGGGAACCGGTGGCAAACTTTGTTTCCGGGGACCGGTTCGGAAGTATATTAGACCCGTTTGGCGTAAGATGGTCAGTGATGACCAGGATAGAGGATTTGTCCGACGAAGAAAGCAGCCGCAGAGTTGCGGAATGGGCGGAAGCTGCGCAGAAGAGAGGGAATGAGTAA
- a CDS encoding carbohydrate-binding protein: protein MIKKVPARALSLLVVAAIFLSLFFTALPQANAAARGAWAPNTAYAVNDTVTYSGGTYTCLQAHTSLTGWEPPNVPALWKSGTTTTPTPTPTPTTPPATNGVTFYADINYGGKAVTLGVGNYVLSQLNAAGIPNDWMSSLKVPGGWTVEVYENDNFGGAKWTYTSDSSWVGDSVNDKMTSVKIYTGSQPPSVTKPAEVPSQIWTYVVNADNAYGKGGDFALLLSAVIKKESSFGAGLPGSPSAGDGLMQVEPNTRNAYASQFSAKFGRAYNHSSEQDQVYLGALILNEKIVRFGNIYNGLLHYNGGDNWYPGATDSYGRPILADQYADAVYATYKGYGGKN from the coding sequence TTGATTAAAAAAGTTCCAGCCAGAGCCTTATCCCTTTTGGTAGTTGCAGCCATATTCCTATCCCTATTCTTCACAGCCTTACCGCAGGCAAACGCGGCCGCCAGAGGAGCATGGGCTCCCAATACGGCATATGCAGTAAATGATACAGTGACCTATAGTGGAGGTACTTATACCTGTCTTCAGGCACATACTTCCCTCACAGGCTGGGAGCCGCCTAATGTTCCTGCACTATGGAAGAGCGGAACAACAACAACACCGACCCCTACACCTACGCCAACCACACCCCCGGCAACAAACGGAGTCACATTCTATGCAGACATCAACTATGGCGGCAAGGCAGTAACCCTGGGAGTAGGCAATTATGTACTGTCCCAGCTGAATGCTGCCGGAATTCCGAATGACTGGATGTCTTCGCTCAAGGTTCCTGGCGGCTGGACGGTTGAAGTCTATGAGAATGATAACTTTGGCGGAGCCAAATGGACCTATACCTCAGATTCCTCCTGGGTTGGCGACAGTGTCAATGACAAGATGACCTCGGTTAAGATCTATACGGGTTCGCAGCCTCCTTCGGTAACCAAACCTGCCGAGGTTCCAAGCCAAATCTGGACCTATGTCGTGAATGCAGACAATGCTTATGGCAAGGGTGGAGATTTCGCACTGCTGCTGAGTGCGGTGATTAAGAAGGAGAGCAGCTTCGGAGCAGGCCTGCCCGGCAGCCCATCCGCTGGTGACGGATTGATGCAGGTCGAACCGAACACCCGCAATGCCTATGCCTCACAATTCAGCGCCAAATTCGGCCGCGCGTATAATCACAGCAGTGAACAGGATCAGGTATACCTGGGCGCATTGATCCTGAATGAGAAGATTGTCAGATTCGGAAACATCTATAACGGATTGCTGCACTATAACGGAGGCGACAACTGGTATCCGGGCGCTACCGATTCCTATGGCCGTCCGATCCTGGCAGATCAGTATGCCGATGCCGTTTACGCTACATATAAGGGGTATGGGGGGAAGAACTAA